The Cucurbita pepo subsp. pepo cultivar mu-cu-16 unplaced genomic scaffold, ASM280686v2 Cp4.1_scaffold000924, whole genome shotgun sequence genome has a segment encoding these proteins:
- the LOC111786016 gene encoding uncharacterized protein LOC111786016 translates to MPGARRCRSTPKGACCQPRSGRRRLHKRNKGLGFGRRLNPHRSMPQVDWRTGLSPFHIRLEHIAGPHPLPSRQFQALFDSLFKVLFIFPSRYLFAIGLSPIFSLGQNLPPDWGCIPKQPDSLTAPRGATGSERNGALTLSGAPFQGTCARSVAEDASPDYNSNAEGARFSSWALPGSLAVTKGILVSFFSSAY, encoded by the coding sequence ATGCCAGGAGCACGCAGATGCCGAAGCACGCCAAAAGGCGCGTGCTGCCAGCCACGATCGGGACGACGACGTCTCCACAAGCGTAACAAAGGCCTGGGCTTTGGCCGCCGTCTCAATCCGCATCGGTCCATGCCCCAAGTCGATTGGCGGACTGGCTTATCACCTTTCCACATCCGACTGGAGCACATCGCCGGCCCCCATCCGCTTCCCTCCCGACAATTTCAAGCACTATTTGACTCTCTTTTCAAAGTCCTTTTCATCTTTCCCTCGCGGTACTTGTTTGCTATCGGTCTCTCGCCCATATTTAGCCTTGGACAGAATTTACCGCCCGATTGGGGCTGCATTCCCAAACAACCCGACTCGTTGACAGCGCCTCGTGGTGCGACAGGGTCCGAGCGCAACGGGGCTCTCACCCTCTCTGGCGCCCCCTTCCAGGGGACTTGTGCCCGGTCCGTCGCTGAGGACGCTTCTCCAGACTACAATTCGAACGCCGAGGGCGCCCGATTCTCAAGCTGGGCTCTTCCCGGTTCGCTCGCCGTTACTAAGGGAATCCTTGTAAGTTTCTTTTCCTCCGCTTATTGA